From the genome of Adlercreutzia equolifaciens DSM 19450:
GACGCGCGATCTGCATTATCCAGAGTCGGGGTAGAGAGTTGGCTCGATGATCCCGACACCAACCTGACGCGTCCCTCACCTGAGCGCCAAGGTGGTCCGGCCAACACCGATAAGAGAGGACTCTTATGGCTGAAAAGCACTCATCGTACCTGTTCACGTCCGAATCCGTCACGGAAGGACACCCGGACAAGATCTGCGACCAGATTTCCGACGCCATTCTGGACGCCATCCTGGCCAAGGAGATCGCCCTGGCCGAGGAGGGCTACATTGCACCCGACGGCAACCCGGCCGACCCGGCGAAGATGCGCTGCGCCTGCGAGACGCTCGTCACCACGGGCACCGTCTTCGTCACCGGCGAGATTCGCACCCAGGCCTACGTGGACGTGCAGTCCATCGCGCGTGACGTGGTGTGCTCCATCGGCTACGACCGCGCGAAGTACGGCTTCGACGGCAATACCTGTGCCGTCATGAGCTCCATCCACGAGCAGTCCTCCGACATTGCCCAGGGCGTGGACGAGTCCTTCGAGGCCCAGCGCGACGAGGCGGCCGCGGCCGACCCCTACGAGACGATTGGCGCGGGCGACCAGGGCATGATGTTCGGCTATGCCTGCAACGAGACGAGCACGCTCATGCCCATGCCCATTTACCTGGCCCATCGCCTCTCCGAACGCCTGACCGAGGTGCGCAAGAACGGCACGCTGGAGTTTCTGCGCCCCGACGGCAAGACCCAGGTGTCCGTGCGCTACATCGACGGGGCGTCCACGGCGGTTGAGAAGGTGGTCGTGTCCACCCAGCATTCCGAGGACATCGAGCAGGACGCCCTGCGCGAGGCCGTCATCGAGACGGTCATCCGCCCGGTGTTCGAGGCCGAAGGGGTGGCGCTCGCCGACGACTGCGAGATCTACGTGAACCCCACGGGCCGCTTCGTCATCGGCGGCCCTATGGGCGACGCCGGTCTCACCGGCCGCAAGATCATCGTCGACACCTACGGCGGCATGGGACGCCACGGCGGCGGGGCGTTTTCCGGCAAGGACTGCACCAAGGTGGATCGCTCAGCGGCCTATGCGGCGCGCTGGGTAGCGAAGAACGTCGTGGCCGCGGGACTGGCCGACCGCTGCGAGGTGCAGATCGCCTATGCCATCGGCGTGGCGAAGCCGGTGAGCGTCATGGTGGAGACCTTCGGCACGAACCATGTCCCGGAAGAGGATATCGAGCGCGCCGTGTCCGAGGTGTTCGATCTGCGCCCCGGCGCCATCATCGACGAACTGGACTTGCGCCGCCCCATCTACCAGAAGACAGCGGCCTACGGCCACTTCGGCCGCGAGCTTCCCGAGTTCACTTGGGAGAAGACCGACCGCGTCGACGCCCTGCGGGCGGCCTGCGGGGTGGAGTAACCTGGCTGCGGCTCTCCCGGCGGGGAGACGCGCAGCATTCTGATTCGCTCTGCTGCGGCTCTCCCGGCGGGGAGCCGCACAGCATTCTAATTCGTCCAGGCAGTCCTCGCTGGCCGCTCCTTCCATAGGGGGCGACCTTGGTCGCCCCTCGCGACAGGCAACGTCTCTCCGGTTGAGAGGGGCGACCAAGGTCGCCCCCTACGAAGATTGACCTGCAGCGGAACTCGCTCGGTCAAGGCATCCCCGCGCCTCCCCAAATGATCTAGGGCGATTGAAAAGAACCCCAGTTGAGGCCCTTTTATTCCTTCATTCGATCTGCCTGCTCTTGCGGAAGTCTTCTTCCCTACTCTGTCTACTCGCTCTCTCGGAAGACGGTGGCGGCGACTCTCGCTATGCGGCGGCCCGTGTCGTCGGTGACGTCCGTGGTGTAGAAGCCGAGGCGGCGGCCGGACTTGTCCGCGGTGCACGTGGCGATGAGGCGGGTGCCCCTCGAGGCGCTGAGATATTCGATGGTGCTCGATACCGACACGCTCGGGTTCCCGCCGGTATTGCTGGCAATGGCCAAGGCGAAATCGGCCAAAGTGAAGATGGCGCCGCCCATGACGTTGCCCAGCGCGTTGCGGTGGTGGTCCTGGATGTCCAGCTCGCACACGGCGTGATCGCGCGATCCTTCCACGATGCGACAGCCCGCGTGCTCGGCGAACCGGTCGTGACCGAAGAAGCCGTTCAGCTCTTCCAACGTCGGATGATCGCTCAACTGCTTTGCCATAGGAATCCTTTCCCTCCGGTCAACCTTCGTAGGGGGCGACCTCGGTCGCCCCTCATCAGCAGGAAAAATCTCTCTGGTTGGAAGGGGCGACCAAGGTCGCCCCCTACGGATCTAATGCACTGGCATCCACGCAGGTGGCTGCCCTTACCCCTGCGCGACCGGGGTGGCGGTAGCAGCGAAGAGCTCAAGGTACTGGCCGTTGCTGACCGTGACCGTCTGCTCGCCGCCGGGAATGACGTACTTGGTGTCCACAATGGAGTCGTCGTCGAAGTCGAGGTTCTTCATGACGAAGGCCGCCGAGTCCTCGTCGGTCTCGCCCTCGCCCACCGTGGCCGCGGTGATGGTGTAGCTGCCCGCGGGGATATCGATGCCCACACGGTAGCAGCCGTTGGTATAGGGCGCCGTCGGGTTAGTGGAGGTGGAAGGAGCCGGGTACATGGTCGCCTCGTCGCCGGGATCGAACACGATGAGATCGCCCTCGTCCAAATCGACGAAGTAGTTGCCGAAGTACTGCACGGAATCATCGAGGCTGTAGCGGCCGTCGTCCCCGTCGAACACGTAGTAGTGGGAGAGCTTCTCGTTGGAACCTTCCAAGTAATACAGGCCGGCGGGAATCTGACCCTGGGGCCCTACGGTGTAAAAGCCCTTGACGCAAACATCGCC
Proteins encoded in this window:
- the metK gene encoding methionine adenosyltransferase; amino-acid sequence: MAEKHSSYLFTSESVTEGHPDKICDQISDAILDAILAKEIALAEEGYIAPDGNPADPAKMRCACETLVTTGTVFVTGEIRTQAYVDVQSIARDVVCSIGYDRAKYGFDGNTCAVMSSIHEQSSDIAQGVDESFEAQRDEAAAADPYETIGAGDQGMMFGYACNETSTLMPMPIYLAHRLSERLTEVRKNGTLEFLRPDGKTQVSVRYIDGASTAVEKVVVSTQHSEDIEQDALREAVIETVIRPVFEAEGVALADDCEIYVNPTGRFVIGGPMGDAGLTGRKIIVDTYGGMGRHGGGAFSGKDCTKVDRSAAYAARWVAKNVVAAGLADRCEVQIAYAIGVAKPVSVMVETFGTNHVPEEDIERAVSEVFDLRPGAIIDELDLRRPIYQKTAAYGHFGRELPEFTWEKTDRVDALRAACGVE
- a CDS encoding PaaI family thioesterase translates to MAKQLSDHPTLEELNGFFGHDRFAEHAGCRIVEGSRDHAVCELDIQDHHRNALGNVMGGAIFTLADFALAIASNTGGNPSVSVSSTIEYLSASRGTRLIATCTADKSGRRLGFYTTDVTDDTGRRIARVAATVFRESE